CCGGTCAGGGGCAGGCCGGCCAGGGGCAGAGCAGTCAAGCCCAGGCCGGCGAAGAGCAGGGCGGGCCGCACAAGGTCATCCTCACCGCTCTGGAAGAATGCTGGGTGCACTCCAATGCGGACAGTACCGACACCCGCCAGTTTTCTCTGCGCAAAGGGGACACCTTTGCCCTGACTTTCAGCAAAAGTCTGGAGCTCAAGCTGGGCAACGCCGGCGGCGTGCGCCTGCGCTACGACGGCCAGGATCTGCCCCCGGCAGGGCAGAGCGGCCAGGTGCGCACCCTCCGGTTTCCCCCGCCAGCGCAGCCATGACGGAATGGGCCGACAGCGCGCTGGTGCTGCGCATGGGGCACTTTCGCGAGGCCGACCTCTGGCTGAAGGTGCTCTGCCGCGGGCACGGGCTGCTGACCCTGTTCGCCTTCGGCGGCAGCCGCAGCCGCAGGCGTTTCTGCGGCTGTTTGGATGTGTTCAACAGCCTGCACTGTCGGGTCAGCGCCTCTCGGCGCGGCAATTTTCTTAATCTGGAAGAAGCTGTGCTGCTGGACGGGCCGCAGGCCCTGCGCGGGAACTGGCGGCGCATGGGGCTTGCGGCCAACTGCCTGCGTTTTATGGAGGCCATGGGCGTCACGGCTGAAAGCGCGGCCGAAGCCTATGCCCTGGCTGAGGATCTGCGCCGCACGCTGGAAACCGCTGTGGAGTTGCCGGGGCTGTTCCCCTTGTTTTTTCGTCTGCGGCTGGCCGGGGCTTTGGGGTTTGCCCCCAATCTGGAGCGCTGCGGCCAGTGCGGCGCGCCCCTGGACGCGGGCGGGCAGTTTGTGGTGGACGAAGGGCAGATGCGCTGTCCGGCCTGCCGCGCGGCGGCGGGGCCTGCGCGTTACGGCGTGGAGCTGCGGTCCGCCGGGCTTGACCTTTTGCGGCATGTGCAGCAAGAATTGCCCTCCGGCTGGCGCGCGGCAGCGCTGCCTGCGGAGGAACGCCGGGCCTGCGCCCGGGCGATCGACGGTTTTGTGCAGTACCACCTGGGGCTGGCCTGGGAAGAGGGCTTTTTTCGGCGCGTCTGAGGGCGCGGTCCCCCGTTCCTTTTTGGGGAAGCGGGGTTACGGCAGAACAAAGGACACGGCATGTACTTTCAGGACGTCATTCTGACCCTGCAATCCTACTGGGCCCGGCAGGGCTGTGTGGTGGAGCAGCCTTCGGGCGTGGAATGCGGCGCGGGCACCTTTAATCCCAACACCTTTTTGCGGGTCATCGGGCCGGAACCCTGGAGCGTGGCCTATGTGGAGCCTTCCCGCCGCCCCACGGACGGCCGCTACGGCGAGAATCCCAATCGTCTGCAGCGCTACTTCCAGTTTCAGGTGGTGCTCAAGCCCTCGCCGGACAACGTGCAGGATCTCTACCTGGAAAGCCTCCATGCGCTGGGCATCAATCCCGCGCAGCACGACATCCGCTTTGTGGAAGACGATTGGGAATCCCCCACCCTGGGGGCCTGGGGCCTGGGCTGGGAGGTCTGGCTCAACGGCATGGAGGTCAGCCAGTTCACCTATTTTCAGCAGGTGGGCGGCATTGACCTCAGCCCCGTGAGCGTAGAGCTGACCTACGGGCTGGAGCGTCTGGCCATGTACCTGCAGGGCGTGGAGTCTGTTTACGACCTGGCCTGGAACAAGAACGTGACCTACGGCCACATCTACCACCAGAACGAAGTGGAGCAATCCCGCCACAATTTTGAAGCCAGCGACGCCGCCATGCTGCTGCGCCACTTCAACGATTTTGAAGGCCAGTGCAAAGCCATGCTGGAGCTGGGCCTGCCCTGGCCCGCCTACGACTACTGCCTGAAGTGCTCGCACACGTTCAACCTGCTGGACGCGCGCGGGGCCATTTCCATTACCGAACGCACGGGCTACATCGGCCGGGTGCGCGCCCTGGCGGCGGGCGTGGCCCGCGCTTACGCGGCGCAGCGCGAGGAACTGGGCTATCCCATGCTCAAAAAGGACGCGAGGTAAGCCGTGGCCACCTTTGTGCTTGAAATCGGCAGCGAAGAACTGCCTTCCCGTTTTCTGGCTCCGGAAGAGGCGGAACTGACCGCCCGTTTTACCGCCGCCCTGGCCGAGGCCGGCCTGGAGCACGGCGCGCTTACGGTCATGAGCACCCCGCGCCGGGCCGTGGTGCTGGTGGAAGATCTTTCTCCGGTGCAGGCCCGGCGCGAGGAAGTGATTACCGGCCCGCCCGCCCGCGTGGCGCGCGATAAGGACGGCAAACCCACCAAGGCCCTGGAGGGCTTTGCCCGCACCAACAACTGCGCCGTGGAGGACGTTTTTACCCTCCAGACGGAGAAGGGCGAGTATGTGGCCGTGCGCAGGCAAAGCGGCGGCGCGTCTGCCGGGGAACTGCTGGCCGCCCTCTGTCCGGCCGTCATCACGGGCCTGCCCTTTGCCAAGCGCATGCGCTGGGCGACCTACAGCCTGGCCTATGCCCGGCCCCTGCGCTGGATCGTCGCCCTGCTGGACGACCAGGTGGTGCCCTTTACCCTGGGGCCGCTGGCCTCAGGCAGGGAAACCCGCGGCCACCGCATCCACGGCCCCGGTCCCTTTGCTGTGGCCCACGCCAAAGACTTCTTGTCCGTGCTTACGGGCCCGTGCGGCATTACGCCCGATCCGGCGGAGCGCCGCCGCATCATTGCGGCGGGCGGCGAGGCCCAGGCCGCGGCAGTGCAGGGCAAGGTGCTCTGGAAGGATAGCCTGCTGGACGAGGTGCAGGGCCTTACGGAGCATCCCGTGCCCCTGCTGGCGGATTTTGATCCCGCCTACCTGGAGGTGCCGCGCGAGGTGCTGCTCACCAGCATGGAAAGCCACCAGAAGAGCTTCGGCATTGAGGGGGCGGACGGGAAGCTGCTGCCGCACTTCCTCACGGTGCTCAACCTCACGCCCCAGGATATGAGCCTGGTCAAGCACGGCTGGGAACGCGTGCTGCGCGCCCGCCTGGAGGACGCCCGCTTTTTCTGGCGCGCGGATCTGCGCGAGAATTTTGACCACTGGCTGCAGAAGCTGGATGCGGTCATTTTTATCGGCGGGCTGGGCAGCATGGGCGACAAAACCCGGCGTCTGGAGGAGCTCTGCCGCTGGCTGGCCGGGGCCTGCGCGCCGGAGCTGAGCGCGGAGGAAGCGGCCCGGGCCGGGCGGCTTTCCAAGGCTGATCTCGTCAGCGCCATGGTGGGCGAATTTGACACCCTGCAAGGCGTCATGGGCGGCATCTACGCCGCGCGCAAGGGCGAAAGCGCCACGGTGGCCGCCGCCTTGGGCGAGCAGTACCTGCCCGCCGGGCCCGATTCTCCCTTGCCGGCCAGTCTGGGGGGCGCGCTGCTCTCCGTGGCGGACAAGGCGGATACCCTGGCCGGCTGCTTCGGGTTGGGCATGGCCCCCACCGGCACGGCGGATCCCAACGGCCTGCGGCGCTGCGCCTTGGGCATTATCCGCATTATGCTGGAATTCGGGCTGCGCCTGGACGCGCGTCAGCTGTTTGCCAAAGCCCAGCAGCTCTACGGCGACCGGCAGTGGAAGCTCCCGCCCCACGAGGCCCTGGACAAGCTCATGGACTTTTTCACCGCCCGACTGCGCAACCATTTTATGAGCCAGGGGGTGGACACGCCCCTGGTGGACGCGGCCCTGGGCGCGGGCGCGGCGGACGTGCGCGACTGCGGGGCGCGGCTTGCGGCCCTGACTGCTTTCAGTAAGGAGGAAGGCTACGCCGCAGCGGTGCAGACCTTCAAGCGGGTGGCCAATATCCTGCGCAAACAGGCGCAGGATGGTCATTTGGGCGGGGACGTGCCGGACCACTGGGATCCCGCCCTGCTGCGCGAAGAGCCGGAAAAAGCTCTGGCCGCGACGCTGGAGGCCCTGTTGCCCCGACTGGATGCCCTGTGGACCGCAGGGGAGCACAAAGCCCTGCTGGACAGCCTGCGCGAGGTGCGCCCGGCCGTAGACGCCTTTTTTGACGGCGTTATGGTCATGGCCGAGGACGCGGATCTGCGCCGCAACCGGCTGGCCATGCTGCGGGCGCTGGGCTCGCGCTTTGCCCGGCTGGCGGATTTTGCCGCCCTGCAGCAGTAGCCCTGCGTCAGAGCGGCCTGTACTGTGCCGGGAAGACTGCCGCCCGCACGGTTTCTTGACATGCCCGTTGCGTTGTGCTAACAGCACCAATTCGCCCATTGAGCGATACGACCAACAAGCGATCACGGCTTGCACGGCAAGCCTAACAGAGCGGAGGATATACCGTGGCCAACCATAAGTCTGCCCTTAAGCGTCACAAGCAGAACCTGCAACGCGCGTCCCGCAACCGCGCCGCCCGCACCCGCGTGAAGAACGCCGTCAAAGAGGTGCGCGCCGCCCTCCAGAGCAACGACAAGGCTCAGGCCGGCGAAGCCCTGGTGGCCGCCACTTCCGTGCTGTCCAAGGCTGCCGGCAAGGGGGCCCTGCACTGGAAGAAGGCCGCCCGCAAGATTTCGCGTCTGGCCCGCGCCGTCAACGGCTTGGACGCTGCCGAATAGGCAGGCCGGTTGCGCCCGTGCGGCACGCGCGTGCGGGCGCCCCGTGGGTTGTTGGGCCCGGCGTTCTGCGGCTGTACGGGCAACGGCAGGATGGTTTTTGATGACCTCCGGCCCGCATGGCGCCCGGTTCTTTCTGATGCCGTTGCCGCTGTGCGGCGTCCGCTACTAGAGCAGATTAACTTTGAGCATCTGTATTCTCAAAGTTAACGGCACGCTCGTTTCGGCGTTTAACCGCGCAAATAAATTGCGTTTACGCCTCCACAGCGGGCTTCTGCTCACGCAGCCGCCAGGGCATTTCAAAGTTGAAATACCCTAATCGTTGCGGCAATCAGCCCCTAAAGCCGGCCCGCAGGCCGACGGGCTGGCGGCAGGCGGGAATCTTTGCGGCGTGCGGGCAAAACCGGCGCCTAGCGTAAAGACAGCGGTGCGGTTGCCTTGTGCCGGCAGCCCCTAAAGCGGCAGGACGCAGCATGCGGTACTGCGTGGGCGGGGTTGCATTTGCGTCTGGCACCTTACGGCGCCGGTGCGTCCGCCGTGGCTTGACGCGCGAAACGGGTTCCAGAACGCCAGCGTTCTTGCAGCCTGATAACGCTTCAAGATTTTAGAAAAATTTTTGGGAAAAAACTTGACGCCGCCAACGGCTTAGGATACTTTCCCTCTCGTTGACGCGCTCGTAGCTCAGCTGGATAGAGCAACAGGCTACGAACCTGTAGGTCGGGAGTTCGAATCTCTCCGGGCGCACCAGTAAAATCAAGGGCTTACGGTTTACAATACCGTGAGCCTTTTTTTTGTTCCAGCCATGAATCCAACCTCAACACTAGGGGAGCGACAAGATTGGCACTGACATTATGAGGGCGATCGCGCCCGCGCGCCCGCGCTGGGCGTTGGTTTTGGGGCCGCGACCAGGCCAAAACAAAAACGCGCAAATTATCAGCCTCTCGGCCGATGTTTGCGCGTTTTTTGCGCCACAGTTGGCACTAATCTGGCTCGCTATTTATACTCGCGGCCGCACCAGATCACTTGCCCAATGACGCGGAAGGCGTCGCCGTTCTGCCCGCGGATATCAAGCTCTACTGGCTGATAGGCGGGGTTGACGCTCTTTAGTACAAGTTTCCCAGGTAGTTTATCTATTCTTTTCAGATAAATTGCATCTTCAAAGCCAACGGCAAAAATTCTTCCTGCTCTAATATCCTTCTTGCTTTGGTCAAGAAGAACAACATCATCATTCATAATCTCAGGCTCCATGCTGTCCCCCTCCACGCGCATCATCACCATGTTTGCCGGGTTGCCCTTGCGGTGCAGAAAGTCAGAGCGGAAGGCATAGCTCCGCTCAATATCCCCGTCCACTTGCAGACTGCCAGTACCAGCAGATAAGCGCGCTTCAACCATTGGAACCATAATTAAATCAACATCGCAGACACTTTTAGCAAGGCTTTGGGGATCCGCGCCATCGGTCATAGAGCCGACACCAAAAAGGAGCCAGTCAGCCCTGATCCCTAAAAGGGAGCAAATTTTTTTAAGTGTCTCGAATTTGGGTTCATTCCTGTCCCTTTCATAGTTTCCAAGTGTCACCTGAGGGATACCAAGGCGCTTGGAAAACTCCGCCTGAGAGAGGTTACCCCGCACCATCTTTAATCGCTGGCCAAAACTATCCATAGGTAAAAGTTCCTGCCCGAAACTATTACCTTGTGCCTTTCTGTTTTGATTTTATAACCCATTAAGAAATATTAATATTTCAAAATAGAGGTAAAAGTTAACTTTTACCTTCTTTTTGGGTTGACAAATCTTTCAAAACGAAAGAAGAGTATAGCACGGGCGGTTAAGTTACGCACGCAAAACGAAACTAACAGCCCGCCGCCGGTAGGGTCAACGTCCAGGCAGAACCAAATCAACGACACATCACATTTTTTTTTAGCCAACCAACCTAGGCCGCTTTTTCATTATTAGGCGGCCACCTTCATGGCCTTAAAAACGCGCACGCGGTCCCAGGTTCCGCCGTTTTTGGTGACTATGCCCTTTTTGTTGAGGGCGTCAGCCACCTGCTGGTAACTCTTCCCGGCGTCCTTTAAGCGACGCATGAAGGCCATTGCGGCCTGTTCCGTCTGGCTAGGAACCAGTTTGTTGCCGCGCCTCTGGTAGCCGAACGGGGCAAAGCGGCTAATCACCTCACCCTTTTCCTTTTTGCGGGCCAGGGCGGTTCTGGTGCGCTCACCAATGACGCCGCGCTCCATTTCGCCGATTGCGGCCAGCAAGGTGAAAAAGAAGCGGCCCATTGCGCTTTGTGTGTCCAGCGATTCTTGGATGCTGTGCAGCGCCACGCCTTTCTTGTCAAAACCCTGCGTAGTCTGGAGGGCGTCCACAGTATTGCGGAACATGCGGTCCAGCTTGAGGATGACGACGGCCTCAACCTCCCCCCTGTGGACTATCTCCAAAAGGCGCTGCATCCCAGGGCGCTTCAGACTTTTGGCCGAAATTCCAGCATCCTCTATGACTTCCACAAGGGTGAGATCCTTCAACGTGGCGTAGGCTTCAATCTTCGCCCGCTGCGCCTCAAGGCTGATGCCCTTTTCGGCCTGGCCCTCTGTTGATACCCTGATATACCCCACTGCTTTTTTCATAGCTGGACTTCCTTTGTCCTTTCGTTTGGTTCGTTAGGCCTGTTCTAATATACCATGCCATTGACGTCAATAAAAATTCTGGTATGTTGGAACAAAAAACGGTGGGACAATTATGATAGCTAGCAATTTAAAGATATTGATGAAAGAAAAAAAAGTCACAGTGCGAGCACTTCAAGAACAAACAGGTCGTGCGCTAGAAACACTTCAACGCGCCCGTGGCCCGCTGATCCGTGAATGCCGCCTATCTACCCTTGAGGCCATCGCCGGGGCGCTGGGGGTGAAAGTGAAGGATTTATTTGAGGAGGTGGAGGAATAAAAAGGCATATACAGAAAAAAGCCCCGGCGGGAAATATCCTACCGGGGCATATTCTATCTCTGGCCGATTTATTTAGTGCGGCTTGTGGTTGCGGGTCAGGTAAACGCCGTAGGCGAACACGCCAGCGCAAACGATAGTTGCTAGAATCCACGTTGTCATTGCTGGCCTCCTTTCTTGGTAAGGTAAAGGCTGGCGGCAAAACAGGCCAGACCTAAAAACACGCCGTACCCAACTCCCTGGAATAGCCCAACGGCCATAGACGCAACGCTCATTTTTTCCAGCCAATCGGCAAGGCGCTTAACCATATTTACCTCACCCACAATGTAAACAGTACCTCGCACCATGTCCATGAAAATCTAGCCATTTTGCGGCCTTTTTTGCAGGCAGCCCTTGAATGCCTCGCGAATTGAGCTTTCTTCCACTGTGGGCAATCCTCATGCGAAATTTCGGTATATGGCTAGGTTGGGCTACTTTTGGAGCTCGGAAAGGCGCTTGATACGGCCGTCCACCACCATCTTCCTGAGGTCTATTTCCCCGGCCTGAAAAAGCTCAAAGCGGGTCTTGCCCAGGATGGACCGCACAAAGGCCGGGTCTTCTTTCAACTGCCGCTTGAGCCATTGGCTATAGTTTTCGGTAGTGTGCTCCACGGCGCTCACTTTAAACTTGGTGGACGTGCTTCCGTCACGATGGTGGACTGTGCGTTCCTCGTGTTTCACGGCAGGGCGCTCAACTGGGGCGGCGGCATCGGCCTCGTTCACCACGGGCACATATAAGCAGCGGCAGGAAAAATGCCGCGGGAGGTTGGGGCGTGGTTTGTCCACAGGGAAGAAGCGATTGTCGTCAGCGCCGCAAACGGGGCAGGTGCGTCCGTCTAGCGTCGCAACGTACTGCCAGCCCTTGAGCATGTCGCCCACCAAGCGTTCGGCCGCCGTGTCGCGGGCGTAGTTTGAAGCGCTCATCAAAAAGGTGCGGGCCAAATTGTTGAGGCCGGCGATGCTGCCTTCAACGCCCTGTGCAC
This is a stretch of genomic DNA from Desulfovibrio legallii. It encodes these proteins:
- a CDS encoding recombinase family protein, with translation MKKAVGYIRVSTEGQAEKGISLEAQRAKIEAYATLKDLTLVEVIEDAGISAKSLKRPGMQRLLEIVHRGEVEAVVILKLDRMFRNTVDALQTTQGFDKKGVALHSIQESLDTQSAMGRFFFTLLAAIGEMERGVIGERTRTALARKKEKGEVISRFAPFGYQRRGNKLVPSQTEQAAMAFMRRLKDAGKSYQQVADALNKKGIVTKNGGTWDRVRVFKAMKVAA
- the glyQ gene encoding glycine--tRNA ligase subunit alpha, which produces MYFQDVILTLQSYWARQGCVVEQPSGVECGAGTFNPNTFLRVIGPEPWSVAYVEPSRRPTDGRYGENPNRLQRYFQFQVVLKPSPDNVQDLYLESLHALGINPAQHDIRFVEDDWESPTLGAWGLGWEVWLNGMEVSQFTYFQQVGGIDLSPVSVELTYGLERLAMYLQGVESVYDLAWNKNVTYGHIYHQNEVEQSRHNFEASDAAMLLRHFNDFEGQCKAMLELGLPWPAYDYCLKCSHTFNLLDARGAISITERTGYIGRVRALAAGVARAYAAQREELGYPMLKKDAR
- a CDS encoding helix-turn-helix domain-containing protein, with the protein product MIASNLKILMKEKKVTVRALQEQTGRALETLQRARGPLIRECRLSTLEAIAGALGVKVKDLFEEVEE
- a CDS encoding phage minor head protein, whose translation is MPKPQEQLYDDILKQAHRVEARANALSDELVRTLENVRFKLLAKLAELQEKRLTSDSWDAQPLTRRRAYLEAQREAVDELIDEVYAGMGSQVEDAAADTMAYAASAQETSLKTLFGIGGGATNVTVGMVTAWAASHTVDGLLLSEWLKTLGRGTADRIVAAGREALIMGYGTRKTATLLRAQGVEGSIAGLNNLARTFLMSASNYARDTAAERLVGDMLKGWQYVATLDGRTCPVCGADDNRFFPVDKPRPNLPRHFSCRCLYVPVVNEADAAAPVERPAVKHEERTVHHRDGSTSTKFKVSAVEHTTENYSQWLKRQLKEDPAFVRSILGKTRFELFQAGEIDLRKMVVDGRIKRLSELQK
- the recO gene encoding DNA repair protein RecO; translated protein: MTEWADSALVLRMGHFREADLWLKVLCRGHGLLTLFAFGGSRSRRRFCGCLDVFNSLHCRVSASRRGNFLNLEEAVLLDGPQALRGNWRRMGLAANCLRFMEAMGVTAESAAEAYALAEDLRRTLETAVELPGLFPLFFRLRLAGALGFAPNLERCGQCGAPLDAGGQFVVDEGQMRCPACRAAAGPARYGVELRSAGLDLLRHVQQELPSGWRAAALPAEERRACARAIDGFVQYHLGLAWEEGFFRRV
- the glyS gene encoding glycine--tRNA ligase subunit beta, giving the protein MATFVLEIGSEELPSRFLAPEEAELTARFTAALAEAGLEHGALTVMSTPRRAVVLVEDLSPVQARREEVITGPPARVARDKDGKPTKALEGFARTNNCAVEDVFTLQTEKGEYVAVRRQSGGASAGELLAALCPAVITGLPFAKRMRWATYSLAYARPLRWIVALLDDQVVPFTLGPLASGRETRGHRIHGPGPFAVAHAKDFLSVLTGPCGITPDPAERRRIIAAGGEAQAAAVQGKVLWKDSLLDEVQGLTEHPVPLLADFDPAYLEVPREVLLTSMESHQKSFGIEGADGKLLPHFLTVLNLTPQDMSLVKHGWERVLRARLEDARFFWRADLRENFDHWLQKLDAVIFIGGLGSMGDKTRRLEELCRWLAGACAPELSAEEAARAGRLSKADLVSAMVGEFDTLQGVMGGIYAARKGESATVAAALGEQYLPAGPDSPLPASLGGALLSVADKADTLAGCFGLGMAPTGTADPNGLRRCALGIIRIMLEFGLRLDARQLFAKAQQLYGDRQWKLPPHEALDKLMDFFTARLRNHFMSQGVDTPLVDAALGAGAADVRDCGARLAALTAFSKEEGYAAAVQTFKRVANILRKQAQDGHLGGDVPDHWDPALLREEPEKALAATLEALLPRLDALWTAGEHKALLDSLREVRPAVDAFFDGVMVMAEDADLRRNRLAMLRALGSRFARLADFAALQQ
- the rpsT gene encoding 30S ribosomal protein S20 translates to MANHKSALKRHKQNLQRASRNRAARTRVKNAVKEVRAALQSNDKAQAGEALVAATSVLSKAAGKGALHWKKAARKISRLARAVNGLDAAE
- a CDS encoding XRE family transcriptional regulator — its product is MDSFGQRLKMVRGNLSQAEFSKRLGIPQVTLGNYERDRNEPKFETLKKICSLLGIRADWLLFGVGSMTDGADPQSLAKSVCDVDLIMVPMVEARLSAGTGSLQVDGDIERSYAFRSDFLHRKGNPANMVMMRVEGDSMEPEIMNDDVVLLDQSKKDIRAGRIFAVGFEDAIYLKRIDKLPGKLVLKSVNPAYQPVELDIRGQNGDAFRVIGQVIWCGREYK